In the genome of Lathyrus oleraceus cultivar Zhongwan6 chromosome 4, CAAS_Psat_ZW6_1.0, whole genome shotgun sequence, the window TAACTAAAGCAACCAAAATGGTCCAGACAGCAGTAGGTTGTCTTTGGGTTGGAGGTTTTTTAGATCATCAGTATCTACTCCTAAGGATTCATAAAGAGATACTAAAATTAATTGGATACGGTTAACTATATTTTTCCTACCTTCAAAGACTTGCAGCAAAAAATGCATCTCGACAACCACAAAGCAAGGAAGCAATATATTCTTCGTTAGAGATTTCAACAGTGTCAGTGACGTAATAGTCCTCAATATATTTTCCAAAGATGGCACGGTTCGTGCCAAAGTTTATGGTGTCCTCATCACTTTCATTAGGATCAAAGTTTTCGCCAGTTTGACGAAGGTCAGTGATGGCCGCTATATCAAAAAGGGTAGGTGTTACCATTCCATaaggaagttggaagatgttagTAGTACTTTCCCAAAAGTACAAGGAAACGACGAACATGTTTTGGAAATAGGCAAGGCCAGTTCTCGACAATTGAGTTAGGTTGCAGATACCTCTCGACTTCTAGGTTTCACTCATTTTGGTCTCAATTTTGTTCATCCAGGGGATGTAATCCTCATTCTTTTTAGTGGGAGGTACTGAACGGAAAACATGCAAGGTGGCGGTCATGTATTCTAAGATTATAGGTTCTTTATCGCTAACCATGGGTTAAGTCCTATGGTAAGAAGGGAAAAAATCTCTAAGTTTAGTAAGATCTATAGAGGGATCAGGCATCGACCCATAAGTGCAtgcatttttccaaaaatggagTAAGGAATGATTACCTGAGATTTGTAGATTCGGAGTTTTTCTTCGTAGTTGGGAGGCTCTAGTACATACTCTTGATTTCCAATGCAAGTTGCAGATGGAATCATGTTAGCTAAAGGAGTAGGTTCCTACATTTCTTTAGTGTTCTTTGCTTTAGACGCCATTGTTGTGGATGTTGAGTTGATTGGCTGAAGAAAAAAAAATTTGAAGATGAAGTTTCTGATAACAATGGGTGGAAAAGAGAAGAAGAGTGAAAGAAGAGGTATTTATATTGAAGGAATAAAAAACTCTTTAGTTTTTGACTTGGCAAATGACGTGAACTTTATTGACACATGCCACCATTTTAAAGGCAAAATCGAAATGTTTTTTATACATATAGCCACGCCACCCTACGAAGACGAAACCATGATGTGGAGTTATGGGTTAGTGGGAAAACACACGTTTTCGAGATGACGAATGATGGAAATGTCATGATTTTTATGACGTCAGTTTACTAGTCGAAATAGTATTTGAGAAAGTAAAAAATGCCATTATCTCCTTTTCGTCAAAAGAGGCCTTTTTAGGGGGAAATTTGTTAGCTTGGATTTTCGACAGGGGAAAAATCTCAGTACAGGCAGAAGACTTGGAGCAAGTTGAGGTCAATTAGATGTTTGTTAAAGTGTTATGGTGCAAAAGTCGAAGTTTTCATGACGAGAGGTGTGAATGAGACTTAGGATTTTTCTAGAAAAAAGAATATTTCTTCTAACATTTCGACGACATGGTGGCTTGGGTTTTCGACGACAGCAAGGTGTGTCGATCAACAGTTATTTGAGCGCAAAAAGGCGTTTTGTTCAAAATGGATAACTACTTTTCAGTCTTATCCCAAGGAACACATGGAGAATACTCAGAAGCGAAGTACATGCTAGAATATATGTGGCGAAGGCCGAAGAAGTGAACATTAGAAAACAATTATTTTACACCTGGATAAATAGAGATTCCAGTGTTAGGATTCAGGGTGTTCATTTGATTTCACTACAAAATCTCACAAATACTCAAAGTATCAGTGTTAGAGAGAAACGAGTTCACTGAGAAAATGTAAGAATCTTGAAACACCATTTTTCATTCAAATACAAagttatttatttaattttacGTTCTTTGCCAACTTACTTTCATCTCCCTTTTAACTGCATTGTTGCTTTACACCTGCTTTACAAACTTTTACCTTTTAAACATTGTCGGAAGTACTACCTTTCTCAACTATTTCAACTAAGTCAAAATCCTTCACATTTTTACACAAAAAACTAGAAACAAAAGGTTTTAGCAATATGTCATAGGATTCCCTAGTTGATCATGCAAGTAGCCTTCAATAAGAGACTAGCAGTTATTTACAGAATTTCACAGTAAACAAATTGACACGTCCAGTGGGACATGTGCTAAACTCTTGTCTTTTATAGGTATTCATAAATTTTCTCTTATAAACTTGTTTTGCGTACATGAATTGTTTTGGGTAATTTGTATGCGTTTAAGAAGTGAAAAATCTTTATCAAAAATGACGCATCCTCCAATAGATAACCAAGATGCATGTCGCGATCAGTGACAGAGCCAGAATCCTAGGTCGGGGGtgcaaaaataaataaattcaaaATCAAGTGAATTAATAATGAAACAAAATAGGATGTTCAAAGTACAAATTATATAGACGAGACTTTAGGCTAAGGGGtgcaaaaataaataaattgaataCTAAGTGAATAAGTGAATTAGTGGtgcaaataattttttttcaaagaGTTCAAAGTGTAATTTATATAGATATTTAGGTTCAATTTCGAAAGTTCAAGGGAGTTCAGTTGAACCCCTTCAAAATGACTGTCTCTGCCACTAATCACTACTAATAATGTAAAAGTTAATTCATCTGTTCAAATGAAATTCATTTGTCTGAATAATCTATCTCGTAAATTTACAAGACTACGAATCACATCAAATTATGTATGTTTCTACGAGAAGACATGGAAAAAATCAATCACATCAAATTGTGTATGTTTTTTTAGCATTTGGTTACAATCTTTAAATTGACATTTGAAGAAAGTCCTTGAATGCCATTTTCAAGTAAAAGGAAAAGACATTTGATAGCTGCTTAATTTGTTGGGTTTTCTTAATTAATATACAAACAATTCAAAGTGAGCAGTTAATAGATGGGAAAGAATAATTCGAACTAGTGAAAGAGAAAAGCAAAATGAAAAAGGGTGAGACAGAGTTTGAAACTTGGGATGTCATAAAATTTTGCAAAAATAACGAAACAAAGGCTGCAGTAGAATGATTACAAAAACTTAAACTAAAGAGTAATAAAGTGAAGTAGATGAGTTCTTGTGGTGTTGTGTGGGTACCCATCTTGAAGCATAAGTCACAACGGTATTCTTCTTTCTGTCAACAACATCAATGCCTTAATATGCTCTTCTCGGACGCCAAGAAAATGACATATAAACCAAATCAGCTAACACTTTCTCATCTTCAAATCACTACTTTGGTAATTGAAATACAAATATTTTGATAATTGAAATACAATGATAAAAAGTTAATaagatttttttttgttaataTATCATCACGACATCTAGCTTTCTTGTTGATATTGAGAAAATAAATGTTATATAGCTTGACAAACCCGTCAATTAATTGTTTCACGAAATTTTCTTTTTATAAATTATATTGATTGTTCTAGATTACACAACATTATTATGCATGAGATTTTATACTTTATGTAAAAGAtatattataaaaaattaaaattttcaaagaCAAATAATATGAATGCATGTTTATTGTCACAATACGTTTTCTCATACTCGACTACTTTATTTGAAGTGACTTTGAGAGTTGTCTGCTCTACAGGGAAATCTTTAGTCCTAAATTTCATCAGTGAGGAAATCTCAATCAAGTCTACACATGAGTGCTTCCCTCCTACCCACCTGTACACCAGAATATCTGTTGGTTTAAGTATCGATTTTGCATCTTGTGGGTTAGTCAAAAAATTCACATGCGCATATTTCTTCACAAAGACTTTGACATGCCAAAATATCTCAAATAAGAAATCCCTAACAAAGTCATGTTGATATTTGAATCCTAAAAACACCTAACAATCATTGATCTGTTTCCAAAATGTATCTAAGCACACTTTGCAGCAAAAAGAGCAAACTTCATCAACAATAAATAAGAGAATCAAAAGTCAGTGTTTAAGAATGGTATGATATTTTACCAATGACATATGTTGGCATAGACCATTAatagggataaaaatgaaaaaaatctTGAGTATACATTGCTTGCAACCAACAAAAAATTATTTTCTATCTTGTGGTTATGTCAAATTTTACATCTATATCCTGGACACTTTAGTTAAAGATATTCGTCAAAACATGTTATACTTTAGGAGAGACTTTGTCCTTGTTAGTAAAACTATTAAGGTCAAAATTTAAAATCGCAACACTATAACCATGCAAAGGTCTATTAAAATCAACGTCTATAGCATATAATTCCACTATCTCTCAATATATGATCATTTAACACTTAAGATTAAGACTTAAAAGTCACATAAAATTAATTCTAGAATTATGAAACATAGACTCTAACACGTACAATGAAACATAATATGACAgataatattaaaaatataagACAATATAGTATTTTATCTTAATTTATTCATATTTTATTATTCtttatattttattaaaagaGTTAAACATTCTCTAATAAAAAACTATTTCTTTAGTTCTTCATTCATGAACAATATTTTAAAACATATTTAACCTAACCTTTTAAATGTgtgatatatatttttttaaatgtaAGACGTGTTGAAgttaaaaaaaacaattaaaataattTTCTGAATCAATATGCAATATGAGAGTTATATACATATTAGATAACGatttaaaaatatcaaaataaaaataattcTTATTAATGTTTCTAACACATATTGATCATGTCGGTTTACCCATACTTTAGTGTAGTGTGGATTAATGTTTATGTTTGAACAGTCTAATGTATTTGTCTTAATCCGTTCTATTTTTTATGTAGATTTTTGAGAATGTAGATATTAATATAAATTTTTGTATTCTTAAATTAAAAAGATGCAGTATTAATGCCCGGTCCGACTTACCTTCACTTTCCTATCAAATAAATTAAATTTTTAGAATTCTCTCAATTAAGTCTGTCTCGTCTTTTTTTTCCAAATTTGTATGATACGAGTTAAACGAAGGAGGAATGTCGTATGCGATCCCCGGATAAAACTACTCGTCCATACTTGTTAGTGTAGTTCTACACTTATATTTGGGCAAGGGTAATAGGTACCGAAGGAAAGATATAAAAAGTTAGAGTACATAATTAGAACATTAGATTGGGAACAGGGGAAGATTCTTGCATAAAGTGAGTGTCGTCCAAAACTAATCATTATATTTCCTTTCACTTGAAACCACAAATGTAGAGTTAGTTGTTCATAGCTGTTCATATGATTTCTTATCCGACGACTCACCATCAAAATTTGTTTAAACATGTTATGTAAAATTTGAAATACAGACCGATTGATTAAAAATTGAACAGTCCATACCATGTCATGAGAGAGTAAGGTTTTTGTAAGAGTTTGCCGACAATGATTTGTGTCTGTCCACTAAATGAGTAATTACAAGACCCCAACGAGGggttcatcatcatcatactcatTTCATTCGCCTAAAGTAACCATTTTTTACTCTTATCTTTTCACCTTTTCACTCTCTCCATTTGAAAACCCTCATTCGTATTCCAAATTGCTACGTCCATCAATGTATATTATTAAATTCTAATGCGAAGAAATTTTGAGTAGAAATAGGAGTGAAAATAGAATAGTGGCAGCTTTTCCATAATGAGTAAATGTTGTGCCCATGAGGGTAAATGATGGATAACTCAAATCAcctctctctatctctctctcaAAAGAAAAGAGGGTCCATCCTTTGCCATTATCAATGAAAGCATAATTGCCACATATCAACATAATGAGTACACTATCAATTAGCCTTTGTTTTTCACTATTCAGGAAAATATACAAAACTTCATTATCATCCATTATTACTAATAATACTTATATTCTTAATCTTTGTTTTCGGATTCatttatgtatttcatttgaaGTGTTAATCTTAAAGATATATCGTTGTATATTTTAAATGCAATTTTGAATTTACTTAATAATGCTAGATTCAACCCCTACTCTAAAACGTAGATGGTAAGCCAACAATTTCATTGACTCAATCTGTTTCTGATAGGATGTTATTTCAAATGAATGAACAACCAACCATGTTGTCGTTTAAATAATGTATATATAAAAATCAGTGCTAATTTAACTTTAACTTTACAATCAACTGTTATGAGCCCTTTCAGTATCAGCAAACAGTTATTTGAAAACAGTTTAAGACTTTAAGCCTTTAGTAACACAAATCAATTTGATAATATTTGTTTCAACCCCACAACTAAATGTAAAGTAGGGACAAGCATTTTATAAAGAGAAAACCAAAAAAGAAACAAGTTTTGAAAAATCCTTTTATCAAAGAATCGCTTCTCACCTCTTGGCACCTTCTTTGCTGCTTCATCATGCCGACACTGTTTTCGTTACTCTCAAAATTTTCATGTATCTAATAGTAATTTATAAACAACTATTTCTAGATAGTGTTTTAAAAGTAAATTAGCATATTcaaatatttaatattaaaaaaaatttacTTTGAAGAATTATTGTAATCTGAATTACATATAATATAATCTGGATATATTCATTTTTCAAAATAAGTATAACAATTTTTTTATAACTAgattaaattattattattattattatataatagTGACCAAAAtagtattttattttataatattttaattttttaattagATGAAAATTTTATATAATAAACAATTTAATAGATAAAAATGAAACAGACTAAAAAGAATATATATTTTTAGATATAATGAAAataatatttttgatattttaattttttgaaaatGCTAGATCCaatttaaaaatttataaatCAAATGTTAGGTCAATATTCTCTTAAATTACTACTAGTAGTACTTAGTTGAAatggaaataaaaaaaatgagaaagtaAAAACATGTTTTGTTTTATTGTGATTTCAAAGTGGAGAGACTAGAACAATAGCTAGATTTAGGAGGTAGACCTGTCCCTTTGAAATTATACCCTATGCTTGACCACTAAAGACTCTTCAATGCCAAAAAAGATTTTGCAGGTTTATTAAATAAAGACTTCAAACCTTATGCACCGTATATCTAGttatattaatatttttaaaatattagaAAATGACATAATAATGAGATATAACTGAATACGTACATGTACTAGTTTTGTAATTTTTCATAGTTATTTCAAAATTTTAATTCATTGTGTCAATATGTAAATGCAAAAATTAATATAATTGAATCAATTCCTTTCTTGGATTCTTTTGGTTAACTCCTTGTGATAATGGCAAAAAAAATTCTACCAAATACCAATAATTCTATTCAATGACAGTCTCTTCATGTTCAACATCTAAACAGTGAAGTTCTTTACAAGTACATACTGTGTAACACTATTGTGCTCCTAGGTAGAATCAAAGAATCCCAGTAGTCACAAAAGTAGAGTACAACTTCAACAAGAGTGCTTAAAATGACGAACACGACACAGACACAAGTGATTATACTAGATTAATTTTCATTTTATGTTATATGACTTCCATAAGTATTACAAAATCCTTCATCAGCAACAAATTGTTACTTAACTTGACACAAGGTGAATGTTTAAAAGAATCAACGATGTGAGTAATTAAGTGACCAAAAAGTTATCTTAGAATAGAGTCTTTAGAACCACACTCCCCCTTTGACTTAAGAGACAAAAAGCTGATTTTGCTTTGAATTAAACAGACTTCAATTTGTGTGTGATATTGAAAGCATAGCACCTTTCCAGAATTTACAAATGTAATAACAGATAGGTAAAACTTACAAGATTCTATTCTATACAAATAATAGTATTATTTATCTGAACAAATTGCTAGAGGCATAGAATAGAATAGAATAGAATTTCTACAACATTCTTCACCATTCAGTAATCACCATTTTCTTGTGcacttttcttcttcttctagTGTTACAATCAAAGGTGAGGAAATTCTCAAAATCATGTGGcagaaaagaaaaaaagggtAGTGGAAAGAATTCAAAAATAAATCCTAAAAAATTTAAAACTCCTACCTGATGAAATTAactaaataaaaaaaaaattgttacACTGATGAACTATCCACAAGAACATCATTCAACACATCATCCTCACCATTTGCCAAGGTGAAAAACTCTGCATCCTTATCTTGATCACTTGAAAAATCTCTTCTTTCCAATTTAGAATGAGCTGCAACAAAGATCAACTTCTGAACCTTATCGAGTGAAGTCTTGTAATGTCCATGAGAACAAATCCATTTCCATAAAGACCAACTACATTTGAATCCACAACATGTTGCATGCAGGAATATTAACCTCACAGCAACTCTTCCTAACGATTTGAATTCGGTTAAATAAGTTTCCCAAACAAGTCTACTACTTTGTGGATTAACAATCCTCATCTTCCCGGTTATAGGATCTCGCTCCTTCATTTGTACGGCTTGCGCGTAAACCGGGTCGAGCCCTTCTGTTCTCCATTTCATGAGTTCCATTAGTACAATGTGTGCTTCGTCTCTCGAAACAAGCCTTGTTATGAGTCTATCGACGTCTTTCTCTTGTTCCGGTGTTAAGTGCTTAAATGGCGGAAGGTACTTTCCGCTTGTGTCTCTTATTAGGTAAAGAGGGTCAAGAATGTATGAAGCAGCCCAGGCAGGGTGGTAGTTTTTCATAAACCGTCTTTCGATTAACTTTTCGATTGCTCCTTCTGCAATGTTGAATTTTGAACACCAATCTTTCACTTTTGTTCTTAACTCGTTCCATAGGAGAAGACATTGTCCAACTAATGGCTTTTCTGTTTCGATTTCCTTAGCCATGTCTTTCACCAGTTTAACTAAACCGTGTACAGCTTCTAAATCATTCCAAAAACGCACGTCGCGAATCATTTCGCCGATTTCAATAGCATTCCTATCTTCCATGGATACCATCTTGAATGATTCATCAAGGAGAACCAACTGCAAAGCGCGAACCGAACTCAACGTATCCTCGATCATTACATAAACAGGTTCAAAGTTAAAATCCTCGAATTCCCTCATTGGAAAAACTCGAAGCAACCAAGTGTGACCGTACTCCTGCATTTGATACTTGTGAAAACTGTTTCTAATTTGGGAATTGTAATTGACGAAATTCGCTAGCTTGATACAATTCTCAGCCACGGTACGAAACAAAGGAAACTCTTTAGTAAAATCCTTGATTAAACTGTTGAAACCTTGATACTGACAAGAGAGATTAACCATCCAATGATTCTGATTCTCCAAGTTTCTCAATGCCTTGGATTTGAACTTGTCAGCAACTATCCCAACACAATTCTGAACAAGATTCCCACAAATGCCACTAATTGTCTCCCACAAAACATCCTCAGCATAGTTGGAAGGAACAGAACCATTCACAAAAACAGCTCTTCTATACAAACTTGTCCCATTTGGAAGATTCACAGTCAAATTCACCAATTTCTGATCATTCTCATAATCCTTCATTTTCCATCCATCCGAAGCAATTTGAAAAAACATAGCATCTCTAATCCTTGCTTCTGATTCAGATTTCACTTCCTCAAACTTGGAATCCAACCTAGACCCAACAAACTCCCTAGGAAAAACAGGTGGCAAACCAACTTGTGTAAGAAAAGCTCGAAACTTCGGATGCTCCAAACTCGAAAAAGAAACAGAACCACACGATTCATAAACCCAATCCGCTAAATAATCAATAGCACTATCCACTTGCGTCTTATGAAGAACAACACCAGGCGAAGTTTTAGGACTCTTCAGCTTCTTCACACTATCTTCCAACATAGCCAAAGCTCCCAAATCATCTTTCCCACCAGACAACATCAAATGCTGCTGCGGCGGCAACAAACCCGAAACAACGCGTAACGGATCCGAACCATACTGCTGCATCACCGGCGGCGGAGGAGGAGGCGAGCTTCTCTTACGACGGTGAACAGAAGAAGACGTTAGCATCGGCGGAGAGGAAACAACAACAATAGCACCAGCACCGGCACCCGTACCGGTACCGGCGCCAGTTTCCGGCGAAACGGACGAAATAGGTTTTGCCGCGGAATTGAAATTAGGGCAAGTTCCGCGTTTCAAATGTTCAGAAGCGGTTCGTGAAGGATTCGAAGCGGAGAAAACGGCGTCGCATAGAAAACACCGTAACTTAACGGCTTTGGGAAGTCCCGTTTCGTTGTTATGCACGAGTAACGGTTCAAGGTGTGACCAATACCATGCACCTTTTCCTTTAATCGCTTTGTTACGAACCGTAACTAAACCTTCGTAACGTTTTTGAATAGCTTTCGCTGTTGCTTCCTCTGACGAATTCGTGTCTACGATAGACGGCGTCGTATTAGTACTAGCCGCCATTATTATACAAACTCTAACGGTAAACGGCCGTTAACTTTAACGTTATATTTCTGTGTTTTGTTTCATCTTCATCAAGTTGAAGAGGTTTTTTTTTTATGATTCAGAATTGTGAGAAGCATTGTTAAAGAGAGAGTGAGACTGAAATGGCAAAGCGAATGAGAGTGAAGAGAAACTTAGCTTTTCCACGCGACCAACATTGGCGCGTGGGGGACATCTTTGAAGGTGAGAGATGAAATGAAACTGACACGTGCGAAGGTTTAGACGTGATGATTTGGGAGTGGTGCACACGCGCTAGCATGATTGTTGTTTCAGCgtttttgtgtttgtttttttcTGGTTGTTTTGGTGGGTCTTACTTTGTCCTTGTCTcttactttttttttctttttcattttattcttgtttggaattttatttttaattataattGGTTTTGTATTGAAGTACAATAATTTTGTTAACTATTTAAAGGAAGAAATCAAAAGGAAAAGATATATAGGTGTAATGTAATGTTTTAATTGTGTATAATTGTATTATTAATTTGTTTATGGTGAGTTTTTTATTTGTGACGTGTAATTATAATTTTTTTGACGGTAAACGACGTTTGTTATTGGATGTATATTCAGAGGTGGACAttgtggaatttattgaattCCAAAAGAGGTACTGTGCGCTCAGACATGGCTGACAGTTAAAAAGTGCAATATATGACGTCATTATATTTTTGGTCAAGATACTAGTATATTCATTTAAAGGTGGGCAAAGCCCAACTGCCTTAATTTGTTGTGAAAAAGCCCAGACTTATAATTTTTGTATTTCTTTTTCATAGTGtgtgttttttttaaaataatcacaatttttaaaaataattttaaaataattattttttattttttatttacaaaataaCTACCTTTTAAAACAGATGCGCAAGATGAACTGACGCATCCATTTTCCATCATGAAGAGGCGTCAATGTCTCTGGCGCGTGCGTTGGAAGCCTCATGAAGAGACGACAATGCATATGGCGCATGCATTTGGCTCATGAAGAGGCGCCAATGCCTCTAGTGCCTACATGTCTTGACATGACAGGCGCCTAGCCTTTTGGCGCATGCATTTTCTAACACATCTATATAAATACCCCTCGCCTTAtatgcaatatttttcacacaaatCTTATCCTACAAccatattttctttcattcaacttCACTCTCCTTTAAGTTTTTTGAGTTTTAATCATATCTAAATACATTCAGAAGCGAAATGCCGATTTAATATTTTCCGTTGTTACGTttccgataaagattcgactttgaaatatatattcgtttgaacgtcttaatcggacgttgaacagttggttagatggagaaattgaggatggtgaaaggattagaagaatccaatggcttgtgtccacgttcaaccaaaatggagaagtacgtgaatggatggatattaagactgaccgagacgttcataggatgatgcattatatgttcaaaattgttttgatggttgtaatcgcttagttattgtattgtagttgttttaattatttgtgttgttgtttatgtaatggtatttcctcacaaatttataatatgaaataaatttagtttttcatatattgcaacagaggtacatgtgaatttatctagttgtgctcgttccaacactaggacagttagtaTGATTGTGACCTGGCTAACGAtatgaactacataatctaacaATTTTATTCGCCGTATTCATTTCGGTTCGAATGTGGGTACTATTTGGGTGACAttttttcttccttcgcataacttcgttgtgccagacgatgtccccttgatattctg includes:
- the LOC127074117 gene encoding uncharacterized protein LOC127074117; the encoded protein is MAASTNTTPSIVDTNSSEEATAKAIQKRYEGLVTVRNKAIKGKGAWYWSHLEPLLVHNNETGLPKAVKLRCFLCDAVFSASNPSRTASEHLKRGTCPNFNSAAKPISSVSPETGAGTGTGAGAGAIVVVSSPPMLTSSSVHRRKRSSPPPPPPVMQQYGSDPLRVVSGLLPPQQHLMLSGGKDDLGALAMLEDSVKKLKSPKTSPGVVLHKTQVDSAIDYLADWVYESCGSVSFSSLEHPKFRAFLTQVGLPPVFPREFVGSRLDSKFEEVKSESEARIRDAMFFQIASDGWKMKDYENDQKLVNLTVNLPNGTSLYRRAVFVNGSVPSNYAEDVLWETISGICGNLVQNCVGIVADKFKSKALRNLENQNHWMVNLSCQYQGFNSLIKDFTKEFPLFRTVAENCIKLANFVNYNSQIRNSFHKYQMQEYGHTWLLRVFPMREFEDFNFEPVYVMIEDTLSSVRALQLVLLDESFKMVSMEDRNAIEIGEMIRDVRFWNDLEAVHGLVKLVKDMAKEIETEKPLVGQCLLLWNELRTKVKDWCSKFNIAEGAIEKLIERRFMKNYHPAWAASYILDPLYLIRDTSGKYLPPFKHLTPEQEKDVDRLITRLVSRDEAHIVLMELMKWRTEGLDPVYAQAVQMKERDPITGKMRIVNPQSSRLVWETYLTEFKSLGRVAVRLIFLHATCCGFKCSWSLWKWICSHGHYKTSLDKVQKLIFVAAHSKLERRDFSSDQDKDAEFFTLANGEDDVLNDVLVDSSSV